The following DNA comes from Nocardioides panzhihuensis.
GGCTGCCGTTGGATGGGCCAGATCCCGAGTGCGTCCAGGGATACGGCGAGTCCGCGCTGGCGGGTGCCCGCAGCGTTCCGGCGGCGAGCCAGGACCACTCCCGCGGTGCCCCCAGCCGCAACGCACCGGTGCTGCTCACCCTCTCCCGACGCCGGCCTGATGCCGATGTTGCCCCGCCGGTGAGCGCGTGCGCGGAGTCGCCATTGGCCGGCTTCGCTCCCAACTGAACCTCTTGACCATAGAAGCGAGATCGAAGATGCCTTGGAAGAACCCGTGGAAGCAGAATCCGTGGTTCGAGTCCGTCGCGGTGGCGCAGGAGCGTGCCCGCAAGCGCCTGCCGAAGCCCGTGTACGCAGCCCTGCTGGCCGGCTCCGAGCGCGGCCAGACGATTGCGGACAACCAACAGGCCTTCGCCGACCTCGGGCTCGCTCCGCACGTCGCCGGCCATCACGACAAGCGCGAACTGTCGACCACCGTGCTCGGCCAGGAGATCGGGTTCCCGGTGATCATCTCGCCCACCGGCGTACAGGCTGTGCATCCCGACGGTGAGGTCGCGGTGGCGCGTGCGGCGGCGGCGCGGGGGACGGTGATGGGGTTGTCGAACTTCGCCTCGAAGTCGGTCGAGGAGGTCGTGGCGGCCAACCCGGCGACGTTCTTCCAGATGTACTGGACCGGTGACCGGGAGGTGATGATCCGCCGGATGCGCCGAGCCCACACCGCGGGGGCGAAGGCGCTGATCGCCACCCTCGACTGGTCCTTCTCGATGGGCCGTGACTGGGGCAGCCCGGAGATCCCGGAGAAGGTCGACCTCTCCGCGATGCTCAGGTTCGCGCCCCAGGTGATGAGCCGGGGGAAGTGGCTGGCGGCGTACGCCCGCAGCGGCGGCATCCCGGACCTGACCGCTCCCAACCTGGCGCCGATCGCCGACGACGGCAGCCTGGGGGAGCCGCCCACGTTCTTCGGTGCCTACTACGAGTGGATGACCACCCCGCCGCCGTCGTGGGACGACGTGGCCTGGATGGTGCGTACCTGGAAGGAACTGAGTGGGGGCAAGCCGTTCATGCTCAAGGGCGTCTGCCGCGTCGACGACGCCCTGCGTGCGGTCGATGCGGGTGTGGACGCGATCTCGGTCTCCAACCACGGCGGCAACAACCTCGACGGCACCCCGGCCACGATCCGGGTGCTGCCGCCGATCGCCGCCGCGGTGGGCGACCAGATCGAGGTGCTCCTCGACGGCGGCGTACGCCGCGGCTCCGACGTCGCCAAGGCCCTCGCCCTGGGCGCCCGCGCGGTGATGGTCGGCCGCGCCTACCTGTGGGGCCTGGGCGCCAACGGCCAGGCCGGCGTCGAGAACGTCCTCGACATCCTCCGCAACGGCCTCGACTCCGCAGTCCTCGGCATGGGCAAGGCCTCCGTCCACGACCTCACCCCGGCCGACCTGGTGATCCCCGACGGCTTCGAGCTCGCCCTGGGCCGACCATCGGACCGACCATCGGACCGGCCGTGAGCCTCGCCGACCGCCCGTGGCCGGAGATCGTGCCCGGCGGCACCGTCCTGGTGCCGCTGGGCTCCACCGAGCAGCACGGCCCGCACCTGCCCCTGGACGTGGACACCGTGATCGCGACCGCGGTCGCCGACGAGCTCGCCCCGCTCACCGGTGCCTCGGTCGCTCCGGCCGTGCCGGTCGGCGCCAGCGGGGAGCACCAGTCCTTCCCCGGCACTATCTCGATCGGCACCGAGGCGCTGGCCGCGCTGGTCGTAGAGCTCGGCCGGTCGCTGACCACCTGGGCCTCCCGGGTGGTCTTCGTCAACGGCCACGGCGGCAACCTCGAGGGGGTCCAGGCCGCGGTCAGGACGCTCCGTGCCGAGGGGCGTGACGTCGCCTGGGTGCCGTGCCAGGTGCCGTACGCCGACCCCCACGCCGGCCTCACCGAGACCTCGCTGATGCTGCACCTCGCTCCTGAACGGGTGCGCCTGCGCAATGCCGCCCGAGGCAACACCCGTCCGCTGCGCGAGCTGCTGCCGCGGATGCGGGCCGGGGGCGTGGAGGCTGTCTCGGCCAACGGGGTCCTCGGCGACCCGACCGGTGCCACCGCGGAGATCGGGAAGCGGATCCTCTCCGAGATGGTCCTCGCCGCCTACGACCGTCTCCGGATCGGTGCGGTGGCGGGGTGACTCCCGCCGAGACAGGTCGCGTGGCGCTGGTGACCGGCGCCGCTCGGGGGATCGGCGCGGCGACCGTGCGCGGCCTGGTCGAAGCGGGCGTACACGTCGTCGCGGTCGACTGGTGTGCGGGCACGGACTCGTCGGCCAGCTATCCGCAGGCGACCCGGGCCGACCTGGACGCGCTCGTCGCCTCGCTGCCGGCCGGGTGGGTGGAACCGGTCATGGGTGACGTACGAGATCCGGCGGCGCAGTCCGGCGCCGTCGACGTCGCGAAGGATCGCTGGGGGCGGCTCGACGTCGCGGTCGCCGCCGCGGCGGTGATCGCCGGCGGACGCCCGCTGTGGGAGGACGCCTCGCTGGACCTGCTGTGGCAGATCGACGTCGCCGGGGTGTGGAACACCGCGGCCGCCGCCGTCCCCGCGATGCTCGCCGGCCCCGACCCGAGCGGCTGCCGGTTCGTCGCGCTCGCCTCCGCCGCGGGCGCCCACGGGCTGTTCCACCTCGCCGCCTACACCACCGCGAAGCACGCCGTCGTCGGGCTGGTGAAGGGGCTGGCCGCCGACCTGGCCGGCACCGGGGTGACCGCTTGCGCCGTCTCGCCGGGCTCGACCGACACCGCGATGCTCGCAGCGACCGCCGACCTCTACGCTGTCGGCCCCGACGACCTTGCCGCACACCAGCTCCTGCGCCGCCGGCTCACGCCGGACGAGGTCGCCGCCACGGTCGTGCACGCCTGCTCGCCCGCCGGTGCGGTGCTCAACGGCTCGGTCGTCGCCGCCGACGGAGGCTTCGGCGGATGATGCTGCCGCCCGGGTTCACGGTGCGGATCCGCGACGACGTACGCCTCCTGCCCAGCTCCGGAGACGGGCTGGTGCTGGTGGGAGGCTCGCCGCTGCGGTCCGTGCGCCTGGCACCCGCTGCGGCCGACCGTGTCGTGGACCGGCAGGTGCAGGTCCGTGACGCCGCCTCCGACCTCGTCGTCCGG
Coding sequences within:
- the mftD gene encoding pre-mycofactocin synthase MftD (MftD, an enzyme found in the mycofactocin biosynthesis locus, performs an oxidative deamination of 3-amino-5-[(p-hydroxyphenyl)methyl]-4,4-dimethyl-2-pyrrolidinone (AHDP). The resulting compound, now called pre-mycofactocin (PMFT), is a biologically active redox cofactor that can oxidize the non-exchangeable NADH of TIGR03971 family SDR-type oxidoreductases.) is translated as MPWKNPWKQNPWFESVAVAQERARKRLPKPVYAALLAGSERGQTIADNQQAFADLGLAPHVAGHHDKRELSTTVLGQEIGFPVIISPTGVQAVHPDGEVAVARAAAARGTVMGLSNFASKSVEEVVAANPATFFQMYWTGDREVMIRRMRRAHTAGAKALIATLDWSFSMGRDWGSPEIPEKVDLSAMLRFAPQVMSRGKWLAAYARSGGIPDLTAPNLAPIADDGSLGEPPTFFGAYYEWMTTPPPSWDDVAWMVRTWKELSGGKPFMLKGVCRVDDALRAVDAGVDAISVSNHGGNNLDGTPATIRVLPPIAAAVGDQIEVLLDGGVRRGSDVAKALALGARAVMVGRAYLWGLGANGQAGVENVLDILRNGLDSAVLGMGKASVHDLTPADLVIPDGFELALGRPSDRPSDRP
- the mftE gene encoding mycofactocin biosynthesis peptidyl-dipeptidase MftE → MSLADRPWPEIVPGGTVLVPLGSTEQHGPHLPLDVDTVIATAVADELAPLTGASVAPAVPVGASGEHQSFPGTISIGTEALAALVVELGRSLTTWASRVVFVNGHGGNLEGVQAAVRTLRAEGRDVAWVPCQVPYADPHAGLTETSLMLHLAPERVRLRNAARGNTRPLRELLPRMRAGGVEAVSANGVLGDPTGATAEIGKRILSEMVLAAYDRLRIGAVAG
- a CDS encoding mycofactocin-coupled SDR family oxidoreductase; translated protein: MALVTGAARGIGAATVRGLVEAGVHVVAVDWCAGTDSSASYPQATRADLDALVASLPAGWVEPVMGDVRDPAAQSGAVDVAKDRWGRLDVAVAAAAVIAGGRPLWEDASLDLLWQIDVAGVWNTAAAAVPAMLAGPDPSGCRFVALASAAGAHGLFHLAAYTTAKHAVVGLVKGLAADLAGTGVTACAVSPGSTDTAMLAATADLYAVGPDDLAAHQLLRRRLTPDEVAATVVHACSPAGAVLNGSVVAADGGFGG